GAAAAACCAAGAGATTTAATCTGACGACGGAAATTATCGATGTTTTCTACCGTAATTTCCCGAGGATGACGACCTGTTTGCAGCGCATACTGCTCAGCAGGCAATCCGAATGCATCCCAGCCCATCGGGTGTAAGACGTTATATCCCTTCATACGCTTGTAGCGGCTTACGATATCCGTTGCTGTATAGCCTTCTGGGTGACCTACATGTAAGCCCGCCCCTGACGGATAAGGAAACATATCTAAAGCATAAAACTTAGGCTTCCCTGCTTCTTCCTTCGTACGGAATGTTTCGTTCTCATCCCAGAATTTCTGCCACTTTGGTTCGATCTTAAGCGGCTGATAGCCTTGCACGTTTTCTTGCGACATGTGAATTAACTCCCTTAGGTTCATATCAACTTATTCTCAGCTGAGCTGGTATACAAACAAAAAACTCCCGCCCCTAGCGTTGTCGCTAGGGACGAGAGGATTATTTCCCGTGGTACCACCCTAGTTGACGGCTATCCTGCTTGGATGTCCGCCCACTTGTGCCTCGTAACGAGAGGTGAACGCCTAACCTATTCGAATCGCCGCAATACAGGCAAATCCGATCAGCTCGGAGGCTCCAAGGTAAGTTCATTGTCTACGCTAACCGGCTTGCACCTACCGCCGGCTCTCTGGATAACGTGTAACAACTACTGCTCCTTATCACAGCCAAAGTATGCCATGATTATAGCCAAAATACGCAAATGATGTCAAGCAGAGCACAAATGACAGCTAACCGCATTTGACAACTCAGTCTATCGCGTAGATATTCCTTTCCAGAATAAATCAACAATTGCAATGGATAGCTCATGACCAGAATAGGCTGTCTCTCCGATATGCTCCCTATTCCCAATCATCATAAGCGCACTAAATGCGTGAGATAACAGCATCGGATTACCCTCTACGATAAGCCCCTCATCCATTCCCTGACGGAAGGATGCAGCTAACACTTCATGAATCGAATGCTCCGCCTTGCGGATATCATCCCGTTGCTCCTCTGTGAGAGATGGCATAGCTTCACGCATTAGGCTCTCGAATTCCACGTGTGTTTTTGACATTTTGGCGATAGCAATATGCTCCAGCCTTGTCCGGATATCGTCGTGAGAATTAATTATTCTAAGAGTAACCAAAGAAATTCGCTTCATCATCTCCGTCACAGATGCGGTGAAGAGGACCGCTTTATTCGTAAAATAATAATATACGGAAGCCTTAGTTACTCCTGCTCGTTCAGCGATCATATTAATGGATACAGGCTCATATCCTAGCTCCATGAATAAGGACGAGGCTGTATTCAACACTTTATCGCGCATCGAGGGCTGATCCGCACCGTTCTTAGGTCTGCCTGGAGATCGTTTAGAATGCGGTGTCGTCATATGAATCCCCACCTTGTTCGTTTATACAAAATCATATTGCATAATTAACCTTCCGGTATATATAATTAAATTCAACATTATTATTATCCGATTATATCTTAAACGCTTCATGCTTTCATCGAAATATTATTGTAGGAGGGCACATTCTACTATGCATGAAAATCGAGGCTTAACCAAATGGGTTGCTGGGAAAAGAAGCAAGTGGGTCACTTTAATCGTGTGGATACTTGCTGCTGGATTGCTAAGCGCTCTACTTCCGTCCGTCAAAAAGGAAGAAATTAATAATGCTCCTAATCTAAAAAGCTCCAAACCATCTGTTCAAGCTGATGTTATTTCTGAGCGTGAGTTTCCTAGCGGCTCTGATATCCCAGCCTTGCTCGTGTGGCATAGAGCAGGAGGATTGACCGACTCCGATCTTACTAAAGTTCAGGAGCTTACTGGGCAGCTTTCTGAGTCTCCTGCTCCCTATCAGACGTCAATTCCACCCTTGCATCAATTGCCGCTAGCAGCCATTAAAGCTGAGCTATCCAAAGATGGAAGCACGCTTGTTACA
This portion of the Cohnella abietis genome encodes:
- a CDS encoding TetR/AcrR family transcriptional regulator, which encodes MTTPHSKRSPGRPKNGADQPSMRDKVLNTASSLFMELGYEPVSINMIAERAGVTKASVYYYFTNKAVLFTASVTEMMKRISLVTLRIINSHDDIRTRLEHIAIAKMSKTHVEFESLMREAMPSLTEEQRDDIRKAEHSIHEVLAASFRQGMDEGLIVEGNPMLLSHAFSALMMIGNREHIGETAYSGHELSIAIVDLFWKGISTR